Sequence from the Hamadaea flava genome:
TACGGCAAAGCGGCCAGCCGCTCGTGGACGCCCGCCCGTTCGGCCGCGCCGACGAGCCGGGGGCGGTCCGCCAGTGCCGTCAGGTCGCCGAGGCCGATGTTCTCGGCAGCGGTCATGTCGTAGTTCATGTGCTCCTGGAAGACCGCGCTGATCCGCTCCCGCAGCGACGCCGGCGACAGGTCCCGGAGGTCGACACCGTCCCAGAGGATCTGCCCGCGGGTCGGGTCGTACATCCGGCACAGGAGCTTCACGAGGGTGGTCTTGCCGGCCCCGTTGAGCCCGACGAGCGCCACCGCGTACCCGTGCGGGATCGTGAGATCGACGCCCCGCAGGATCCAGGGGTGGTCGTCGCTGTAGCGGAACCAGACGTCGCGCAGCACGATCCCGTGGCGCAGCGCGGGCGCCGGGCGGTCGGCGACCGTGGGCAGGTCGGGCTCGGCCCGTAGCACCGCGACGTAGTGCGTGAACGCCAGCAGGCGCGCCTGGCCGCCGGTCACGGCGGCCGTGAGCCCGGACAGCGCGGCCTGCACGCCGATGATCGCCGCCACGAACATCGACACGTCGCCGACCGTCAGCCCGCCGCCACGCGCGGTGGTGACGGCCCACCACAGCCCGTACCCGGCGACGCCCGCGCTCGCCGCCTTGAGCGCGCCCTGTACCACGGCCTGCCGCGCGTCCACCCGCCGCCGGGCGGCATCGGCCCGTTCCCGCTCCCCCATCATCCGGGTACGCAGGAAGCCGCCGATCCCGAACAGCCGGATCTCCATCGCGGCGTCGACCCCGGTCAGCAGATGGCCGTAGAAGAACTCGCGGCGGTGGAAGCGCTCGACGTGCCACTCCGTCGCCGAGCGCCGCCGGGCGAGGCTGAACTCGGCCAGCAGCACCGGTACCGCCGTGCCCAGCACGACGACCGTCAGCAGCGGGCTGAGGAGCAGCAGCGACCCGAGGAAGCCGGTCAGCCCGAGGACCCCGCTGACCAGGCTCCCCGCCCCGTCGACCAGCTCGGGCAGCCGCCGGGCGCTGTCCTGGGCCAGCCGCAGCCGGTCCTGGTACGCGGGGTCCTCGAACCGGCGCAGCCCCGCCTGCCGGCCCAGCGCCGCGAACAGCCGATCGGTGGCGCCCCGGCTCGCAGACCGGCCCACCTGTTCGCGGGCGAACCGGGCGGCGACCGGCAGCAGGGCGGTGGCGAGCCCGGCGGCGACCAGCCCGGCGGCCGGAGCCGCCACAGCTGCCCCCGTTGTCGCCAGCCGGTCGAGCACCGCCTTCGTCAGCCAGGCGGTCAACACCGGCACGACCGCGACGGCCGTCGTCATCGCGAGGAAGGCCGACAGCCGCACCGGCCCGCACCGCCACAGCAACGCCGCCGCCTCAGCCGCGGCCTCGCGTACCTGCCGGGCGCTGATCCGCCGGCGCGGGCGGGTCGTCGCCACCTCCGGTCAGCTCCCGCTCAACGCCGGCCGGCGGGGCAGATCCGCCAGCCGGGCCCCCGCCGCGACGACGTACCGGCCCGACACGACATACAGCGAGGGCGTCCAGGTGTTGCGGAACGCCTTCGCGACCGGTCCGCCGGGCAGGTCAGCCTTCACCACCCGGGCAACCTCGGCGAGCGCGTCCACCGTCTCCGGGTCGTCACCCGCAACGACCGCGAGGACGTTGCGCCGCCCCTGCTCCCGCGCGTACGCGACGAAGTCCGGCAGCAGCTCGTGGCAGGCCGAACAGCCGGCCGAGAAGAACGCCACCGTCCCCGTCAGCGTCTCCTCGGTGATCGGCTCACCGTCGACCGTGGTGACCTCGAAGGCATCGACGGCCGACCCCGGGCGCAGACCCGACGACGAGTGGCCGGCGACCTTCGCCTCGGCCTCGGCCCGCAGCCGACGCAGGATTCCCGCCGTCAGCAGCAGATTGAACACACCGAGCAGACCCAGCGCCACCAGAGCGGCGATGACGACCTGCATGGGCTCCTCCTTCGACAACGTGTACGCCGGGCGGCGGTACGAAGCGCCGCCCGGCTCATCGGTCCGGCTCGTCAGCAGCCGTAGCGGACGAAGCTGTAGGAGCAGCCGCTGTCCGGGCAGCAGTACCGCCAGAACGTGATACCGCCGAGGCAGACGTCCGCGCCGCTGCACGCGGACGCGGTCGTCGTGCGGACGACCTTCGAGATCAGGCGGTCGACGATGCGCATCATGGCCTTTTCCTTCCCGTTGTGGACCTGGCCTCCGCCGCGGACCGGGATGTCCGGCGCCGTCGGCGGAACTGCCCCCGAAACCTAGAGGCCGCCACCGAACGATCTCCTCATCGCGCCGCCGGCCGCCCTGAGCACGGACGGGATTTATGAACCGGCAGTTACGACCGGCAGTTGCGGTACGCTCCCGGCACATCTCACGGGGAGGTCTGCCCGGAATAGCCAGCCCCGTGGCGACCTCGTGCAGTTTCGAGTCGCGAATCGCAAGCACTGATCCCTTGTGGAAGTCAGTGAGGAAAAGCGTTTCGCCGTTCACAAGGATGTCATTGATATCGATCACAGCGCCGGGCTGACCTACATCCTCCAGTTGCGATGGGACGTCCAGAGGGAACTTCAGGAGTCGACGCGGTCCCGAGCCGGCGGCGACGTAGACCGTGTCCTCGGTCGCAGCGAGCGCCACGACGAAGTCGTGGACGTCAGCGAGCTGTATCTGATCGCCGTCAGGGTTGACTTGCCATATCTCGCCGGTATGTGTGCCGAGGACAAGCGTGGTTCCAGCCCAAGTCATAGAGGAACTCACAGAGGGCTCGGGAAGTTCAATCAGACTGCTTCGGCGGTACTCGTCCTCAGCAGGCAGCAGAAAGACGCCGCGACGGTCTGTGACGCGCGCGGCGAGGTCGCCGTTCGCCGCGGTGGCGATCGTGTCGGTCCCGCCGAAGATCGGTGGCTGCAACGGCACTGAGGTCAGGATTACGTACTTTCCGTTCTTGACGGACCAGAGTCCTCCTTGACGTGTGCTGACCACGAGTTCGTCACCGATGCATGCGAAGCTCGATCTTCTGTATGGGGGACCTCGAGATTCATCGGCTCGCACGATGCACCTAGAGCCATGGCGTCGACTGGTGAGGACTTCGCGGGCGCAGCGCGCGTCAGGCGAATCGGGCCGCAGCCAGACTGGCGGACATCGAGGGCAAGCGCCGGGGTGGCCCGACGGAGTCTCACCTCCGGGCTCCCACGGAACGGAGCGTGACAGTCTCGCTGGACGCACGACTTCGCGGCATTGCATGATCATCATCTGCGAGTCCGGGGTGGCCGTGTCAACGGCGATCTATGAAAGTGCCGCAGCGCTGGCGCTTACCCGCGAGATCGCGCTAGAGCTGTGCGGAGGACTGCCGAGCAGGCGGGGACCCAGGTACTGGAGGCCACCGAGTTCGAGCTCGCCCTGGCACTTGAGGTCCCCGAATTAGTCTGACCGCTTCGTGCGCGCATGGCCCCGATCCACTGTGGAATCGGGGCCATGCGGTTGCGTCGCGACTAGGAGCAGGCCCCAACCGCGGCGCCGAACAACGCACCGAACACGTCTTCGGCGTGCTCGAGTCCCTTTCCGTTGGCCAGGTTGGGGTTCGCGCTGCCCTCACCGATCGTCTTGTCCGAGCGAACCGTCAGGGACGCCGGACCACCGTGGGAAAGCCAGTACGCGACGAAGCATGCCTGGTCGGTGCCGGGCGGTGCGAACATGAAGATGTCCTCGGGCGTCAAGGTGGTCCACCGCCCTGAATTCAGCGCCATCGCATTGCCCTGGTCCGACCGGTTGGCGATGA
This genomic interval carries:
- a CDS encoding ABC transporter ATP-binding protein, which translates into the protein MATTRPRRRISARQVREAAAEAAALLWRCGPVRLSAFLAMTTAVAVVPVLTAWLTKAVLDRLATTGAAVAAPAAGLVAAGLATALLPVAARFAREQVGRSASRGATDRLFAALGRQAGLRRFEDPAYQDRLRLAQDSARRLPELVDGAGSLVSGVLGLTGFLGSLLLLSPLLTVVVLGTAVPVLLAEFSLARRRSATEWHVERFHRREFFYGHLLTGVDAAMEIRLFGIGGFLRTRMMGERERADAARRRVDARQAVVQGALKAASAGVAGYGLWWAVTTARGGGLTVGDVSMFVAAIIGVQAALSGLTAAVTGGQARLLAFTHYVAVLRAEPDLPTVADRPAPALRHGIVLRDVWFRYSDDHPWILRGVDLTIPHGYAVALVGLNGAGKTTLVKLLCRMYDPTRGQILWDGVDLRDLSPASLRERISAVFQEHMNYDMTAAENIGLGDLTALADRPRLVGAAERAGVHERLAALPYGYDTPLTRTFILGMDNGDDGPDAETGVVLSGGQWQRLALARSLVRAGRDLMILDEPSSGLDPEAEHEVHERIREHREGRTSLLISHRLSAVRDADLVAVLADGRIAEHGPHDALLAADGTYARLFRLQAAGYQAVP